A region of the Myxococcus stipitatus DSM 14675 genome:
CGTGGTGTCCCACCGGGGCGCCAATGGCGGCTATGGGCTGGCGCGTCCGCCCGCGTCGCTGTCCCTGGCGGAGCTGGTGGCCTCGCTGGAGGGCCCTGTGTCGCTCACCGAATGTGGTGAGCACACCTCCGGGGGCGCGCCTTGTGAGCTGGAGTCCGTGTGCCAGGTGCGCGGCCACTGGCGGCTCATCAACCAGGCCATTCAAGAAGCGCTGGGGCGCCTGACGTTGGCGGACCTCATCGCGCCGGTGCCTCGCATGCCGGAGCGGCTGGTGGGACTGGGTGTTCCAACACGTTCCCCTGTAAGCACCGCCACCCCTTCGGCGTCTTCATCGTCATCAGGAGTTCGCTCATGACCACCGACACCCTTCAGGAGCTGACGCGGCGTCCGTACGCGGCCGGCTTCGTCTCCGCCGTGGAGGCGGACACCTTCCCGCCGGGGCTCGACGAGGACGTCATCCGCGCGCTGTCCGAGAAGAAGGGCGAGCCCGCCTTCCTCCTCGAGTGGCGGCTGAAGTCCTTCCGCCACTGGAAGACGCTGCGTGAGCCCACGTGGCAGGCGGTGAAGTACAACCCCATCGACTACCAGGCCATCAGCTACTACTCGGCGCCGCGCTTCAAGCCGAAGAAGGACAGCCTGGACGAGGTGGACCCGGAGATCCTGCGCACCTACGAGAAGCTGGGCATCCCGCTCGAGGAGCAGAAGCGGCTGCAGAACGTCGCGGTGGACGCCGTGTTCGACTCGGTGTCGGTGGCCACGACGTTCAAGGACAAGCTGGCCAAGGCGGGCGTCATCTTCTGCTCCTTCTCCGAGGCGGTGCGCGAGCACCCGGAGCTGGTGAAGAAGTACCTGGGCTCGGTGGTGCCGCACTCGGACAACTACTTCGCGGCGCTCAACTCGGCGGTGTTCAGCGACGGCTCGTTCGTCTACATCCCCAAGGGCGTGCGCTGCCCCATGGAGCTGTCCACGTACTTCCGCATCAACGCCGCGGAGACGGGCCAGTTCGAGCGCACCCTCATCGTCGCCGACGAGGGCTCCACCGTGAGCTACCTGGAGGGCTGCACCGCCCCGCAGCGCGACACCAACCAGTTGCACGCGGCGGTGGTGGAGCTGGTGGCGCTGGACGGGGCCACCATCAAGTACTCCACGGTGCAGAACTGGTACCCCGGCGACGCGCAGGGCAAGGGCGGCATCTACAACTTCGTCACCAAGCGCGGCATCGCGCACAAGGGCGCGAAGATCTCGTGGACGCAGGTGGAGACGGGCTCGGCCATCACGTGGAAGTACCCGAGCGTCATCCTCAAGGGGGATGACTCGGTGGGCGAGTTCTACTCGGTGGCGCTCACCAACAACCTCCAGCAGGCGGACACGGGCACGAAGATGGTGCACCTGGGGAAGAACACCCGCAGCACCATCGTGTCCAAGGGCATCTCCGCGGGGCGTGGGCAGAACACGTACCGAGGACTGGTGAAGGTGCTCAAGAGCGCGGAGAACGCGCGCAACTACACGCAATGCGACTCGCTGCTCCTCGGTGACAAGTGTGGCGCCCACACGGTGCCGTACATCGAGGTGAAGAACGCGTCCGCGCAGGTGGAGCACGAGGCGTCCACGTCGAAGATTGGCGAGGACCAGCTCTTCTACTGCCGGCAGCGCGGCATCTCGCAGGAGGACGCGGTGTCGATGATTGTGAATGGCTTCTGCCGACAGGTGTTCAAGGAACTGCCCATGGAGTTCGCGGTGGAAGCGCAGAAGCTGCTGGGAGTGAGTCTGGAAGGGAGCGTGGGGTAGGTATGGCTTTGCTGTCCGTTCGGAATCTGCACGCCCGCGTGGGCGACAAGGACATCCTCAAGGGCATCAACCTGGAGGTGGGCGCCGGAGAGGTGCACGCCATCATGGGGCCCAATGGCTCGGGGAAGAGCACGCTGGCGAGCGTGCTCGCGGGCCGTGACTCGTACACGGTGACGCAGGGCGAGGTGCTGCTCGACGGCAAGCCGCTCCTGGAGCTGGCACCGGAGGCGCGCGCGGCCGAGGGTGTGTTCCTGGCCTTCCAGTACCCGGTGGAGATTCCGGGCGTGGGCAACCTGCACTTCCTGCGCACGGCGCTCAACGCGCAGCGCCGGGTGAAGGGCTTGGAGGAGCTGGACGCGATGGACTTCCTCCAGCTCGCCAAGGAGAAGTCGAAGCTGGTGCAGCTGGACCAGGCCTTCATGAACCGCTCCGTCAACGAGGGCTTCTCCGGTGGCGAGAAGAAGCGCAACGAGGTGTTCCAGATGGCGGTGCTGGAGCCGCGCCTGGCCATCCTCGACGAGACGGACTCCGGTCTGGACATCGACGCGCTGCGCACGGTGGCGGGCGGCGTGAATGCGCTGCGCGCGCCCCAGCGCGCCATGGTGGTGATCACGCACTACCAGCGGCTCCTGGACTACATCGTGCCGGACCACGTGCACGTGATGGCGGCGGGGCGCATCGTCCGCTCGGGTGGACGGGAGCTGGCGCTGGAGCTGGAGGAGAAGGGCTACGGCTGGCTGGGGCTGGACGGAGCGGGGCGATGACGTCGGGCCTGACGCGCTACGTGGACGTGGCCACGCGCTTCCAGGCACGGGAGGCGGCGGTGCCCGCGTGGCTGGCCCGCCTGCGACAGGAGGGCCTGGCGCACTTCGAGCGGCTGGGGCTTCCCACGACGCGGGACGAGGCGTGGAAGTACACGAACGTCGCGCCCATCGCGGACGGGGCCTTCGCGCCCGTGTCCTCGGTGCGGGATGCGGCGGAGCTGAAGGCGGCGGTGGCTCGGCTGGCGCTGCCGGGGCCTCGGCTGGTGTTCGTGGACGGGCGGCTTGCTCCGGAGCTGTCGTCGGTGGAGGGGCTTGCTCGCGGCGTGTCGCTGAAGCCGCTGCGGGACGTGTGGGCGGAGGACGGGGCGTGGCTCGCGGAGGAGCTGGGGCAGCGGGCGCTCGCGGCGGAGCATGCGTTCACCGCGCTCAACGCCGCGCTGCTGGAGGACGGGGCGGTGCTGCGGCTCGCGCCACGTGCGCTGAGCGAGACGCCGGTGCAGCTGCTGTTCCTCACGCGGGGCGACGCGCCGGTGTTGGCCAGTCCTCGGGTCCTCGTCGTCGCGGGCGAGGGCAGCGAGGCGACGCTGGTGGAGACGTATGCCAGCGTGACGGGAGGCTCGGGGCCCACCTTCACCAACGCGGTGACGGAGGTGACGCTGGGCGACAACGCGAGCCTCAAGCACTACCGGGTCCAGTCGGAGGGTGACTCGGCGCTGCACGTGGGCGGGCTGCATGTGCGGCAGGGACGGGACAGCCGCTTCGCCTCGCACGCGTTCGCGCTGGGCGGAGCGCTGGCTCGCACCGAGGTCCATGTCGCGCTGATGGGCGAGGGCGCGGATGCCACGCTCAATGGCCTGTACGTGGGACGCGGGACGCAGCACCTGGACCAGCGGACGGCGCTGGACCACGCGGTGCCCAACTGCACGAGCCGCGAGCTGTACAAGGGGGTGCTCGATGACCGGGCGCGCGGCACGTTCCACGGGCTCGTGCGAGTGCGGCAGGACGCGCAGCACACGGACGCGCGGCAGCAGAACCGGAACCTCCTGCTGTCGGAGCACGCGCAGGCGGACACGCGGCCGCAGCTCGAAATCTTCGCGGACGACGTGAAGTGCGCGCACGGCGCGGCGGTGGGGCGGCTGGATGCGCAGGCGCTGTTCTACCTGCGCTCGCGCGGCATTCCCCGGGCGGAGGCGGAGCGGCTGCTCACGTATGCCTTCGCGAGGGAGCTGGTGGAGGCCGTGCCGGAGGGGCCCGTGCGCGCGAGCGTGGAGGGACTGTTGGCCCCGAGGCTCCCGGGCGCGGCCCGGACGGAGGTGACGGCATGAGTGCGTTCGACGTTCAGCGCGTCCGTGAGGACTTCCCGATTCTGCGGCAGGAGGTCCGCGGCCGGCCGCTGGTGTATCTGGACAGCGCGGCCACGGCGCAGAAGCCGCAGGCCGTCATCGACGCCATCGTCCGCTTCTACCAGCACGACAACGCCAACGTGCACCGGGGTGTCCACGTCCTCTCCGAGCGCGCGACGGAGGCGTACGAGGGCGCTCGCGAGACGGTGCGGGAGTTCATCAACGCGCGGGATGCCCGCGAGATTGTCTTCGTTCGCGGCACCACCGAGGCCATCAACCTGGTGGCGCAGACCTACGGCCGCAAGAACGTGGGCCCTGGCGACGAGGTGCTCATCACGCACATGGAGCACCACGCCAACATCGTCCCCTGGCGGATGTTGTGCGAGCAGACGGGCGCCACGCTGCGGGTGATTCCGGTCGATGACCGGGGCG
Encoded here:
- a CDS encoding SUF system Fe-S cluster assembly regulator, with the protein product MLRMSKMTDYGIVLMTELARAEGGTRTTRELAARTRVPLPSASKVLKGLLQAGLVVSHRGANGGYGLARPPASLSLAELVASLEGPVSLTECGEHTSGGAPCELESVCQVRGHWRLINQAIQEALGRLTLADLIAPVPRMPERLVGLGVPTRSPVSTATPSASSSSSGVRS
- the sufB gene encoding Fe-S cluster assembly protein SufB, with the translated sequence MTTDTLQELTRRPYAAGFVSAVEADTFPPGLDEDVIRALSEKKGEPAFLLEWRLKSFRHWKTLREPTWQAVKYNPIDYQAISYYSAPRFKPKKDSLDEVDPEILRTYEKLGIPLEEQKRLQNVAVDAVFDSVSVATTFKDKLAKAGVIFCSFSEAVREHPELVKKYLGSVVPHSDNYFAALNSAVFSDGSFVYIPKGVRCPMELSTYFRINAAETGQFERTLIVADEGSTVSYLEGCTAPQRDTNQLHAAVVELVALDGATIKYSTVQNWYPGDAQGKGGIYNFVTKRGIAHKGAKISWTQVETGSAITWKYPSVILKGDDSVGEFYSVALTNNLQQADTGTKMVHLGKNTRSTIVSKGISAGRGQNTYRGLVKVLKSAENARNYTQCDSLLLGDKCGAHTVPYIEVKNASAQVEHEASTSKIGEDQLFYCRQRGISQEDAVSMIVNGFCRQVFKELPMEFAVEAQKLLGVSLEGSVG
- the sufC gene encoding Fe-S cluster assembly ATPase SufC, which codes for MALLSVRNLHARVGDKDILKGINLEVGAGEVHAIMGPNGSGKSTLASVLAGRDSYTVTQGEVLLDGKPLLELAPEARAAEGVFLAFQYPVEIPGVGNLHFLRTALNAQRRVKGLEELDAMDFLQLAKEKSKLVQLDQAFMNRSVNEGFSGGEKKRNEVFQMAVLEPRLAILDETDSGLDIDALRTVAGGVNALRAPQRAMVVITHYQRLLDYIVPDHVHVMAAGRIVRSGGRELALELEEKGYGWLGLDGAGR
- the sufD gene encoding Fe-S cluster assembly protein SufD, translating into MTSGLTRYVDVATRFQAREAAVPAWLARLRQEGLAHFERLGLPTTRDEAWKYTNVAPIADGAFAPVSSVRDAAELKAAVARLALPGPRLVFVDGRLAPELSSVEGLARGVSLKPLRDVWAEDGAWLAEELGQRALAAEHAFTALNAALLEDGAVLRLAPRALSETPVQLLFLTRGDAPVLASPRVLVVAGEGSEATLVETYASVTGGSGPTFTNAVTEVTLGDNASLKHYRVQSEGDSALHVGGLHVRQGRDSRFASHAFALGGALARTEVHVALMGEGADATLNGLYVGRGTQHLDQRTALDHAVPNCTSRELYKGVLDDRARGTFHGLVRVRQDAQHTDARQQNRNLLLSEHAQADTRPQLEIFADDVKCAHGAAVGRLDAQALFYLRSRGIPRAEAERLLTYAFARELVEAVPEGPVRASVEGLLAPRLPGAARTEVTA